A region of Pyxidicoccus parkwaysis DNA encodes the following proteins:
- a CDS encoding AraC family transcriptional regulator: MAKATSTSEPSLSARMARQALRMAQGLGLPVEALCREAGLRLDDVEDPELRIPYAVLDDLLERMVALSGDANLGLHIARVDVADLDDPATFVVLTSATLRDAMERGCRYQRVWGDGERFRMEETDAGVRMRFTPVGAWQPAHRHLTEAALVQFATGVRFFTGVDVRPLRVRFVHAAPPDTSEHEALFGCPLEFGAPFNDIEFSAEDARRPFVHADALLNTMFEKQARRALERLPQSSTTTERVREAVRHALAGGDFSCAAVARALRLPSRTLQRRLAGEGQTYAGIVEALRRELSEVYLRRRMSIAEVSFLLGYAEPAAFHRAFKRWWGQSPESFRRGRLASSP, from the coding sequence GTGGCGAAGGCGACCTCCACCTCCGAGCCCTCCCTCTCCGCGCGCATGGCGCGCCAGGCCCTGCGGATGGCGCAGGGGCTGGGGCTGCCGGTGGAGGCACTCTGCCGCGAGGCCGGCCTCCGGCTGGACGACGTGGAGGACCCCGAGCTGCGCATCCCCTACGCCGTGCTGGACGACCTGCTGGAGCGGATGGTGGCGCTCTCCGGCGACGCCAACCTGGGCCTGCACATCGCCCGCGTGGACGTGGCCGATTTGGACGACCCGGCCACCTTCGTCGTCCTCACCAGCGCCACGCTGCGCGACGCCATGGAGCGGGGTTGTCGCTACCAGCGCGTCTGGGGTGACGGCGAGCGCTTCCGCATGGAGGAGACGGACGCGGGCGTGCGCATGCGCTTCACCCCCGTGGGCGCGTGGCAGCCCGCGCACCGGCACCTGACGGAGGCCGCGCTGGTGCAGTTCGCCACCGGCGTGCGCTTCTTCACCGGCGTGGACGTGCGGCCCCTGCGCGTGCGCTTCGTCCACGCCGCCCCACCGGACACGTCCGAGCACGAGGCCCTCTTCGGCTGCCCCCTGGAGTTCGGCGCCCCCTTCAACGACATCGAGTTCTCCGCCGAGGACGCGCGGCGGCCCTTCGTCCACGCGGATGCCCTGCTCAACACCATGTTCGAGAAGCAGGCGCGGCGCGCGCTGGAGCGGCTCCCCCAGTCCAGCACCACTACCGAGCGGGTGCGCGAAGCGGTGCGGCACGCGCTGGCCGGCGGGGACTTCTCCTGCGCCGCGGTGGCCCGGGCGCTGCGGCTGCCCTCGCGCACGCTGCAGCGGCGCCTGGCCGGGGAGGGACAGACGTACGCGGGCATCGTCGAGGCGCTGCGCCGCGAGCTGTCCGAAGTCTATCTGCGCCGCCGCATGTCCATCGCCGAGGTGTCCTTCCTCCTGGGCTACGCGGAACCCGCCGCCTTCCACCGCGCCTTCAAGCGCTGGTGGGGTCAGAGCCCGGAGAGCTTCCGGCGTGGACGCCTCGCGTCCTCTCCGTAA
- a CDS encoding endonuclease/exonuclease/phosphatase family protein: MKVPELLEYLPGVGPLLARIPSTHEEPRPRLEPTVTISDFDAVPSSTAERELGDGRTYVVRNASVRPPRGPGLTVMSYNILLGGQRREALLAYFDELEAQGRMPDVIGLQEANVPITVLLAKRYGFHMAYQGHDGHDSARLVNGKAFLTRHPLVDAAHFTYVIPDNVRHEAICRRGDPCELPEDRGALCVRLEVEGHPVVLFNVHHALGDSGINTRNLRQLNAILRHREVVHAVVLGDFNANTAIKRGGSWLMAHLTTHEDTVTVGEYTMRYGEPHASVGDKGVGNIADPRLRSELHALEQQLPETIAHATLVQVRLQDGKVMTPKQASAELRSGKVPRGSEQWLRLQDIADSATLTSLPDERGVVPATGKRFDNVYASPGLVPVLFEVDRSTESSDHQPVIAHYTIRGPGTPEVKAPSGNGKPS, from the coding sequence ATGAAGGTGCCCGAGCTGCTGGAGTATCTCCCGGGGGTCGGCCCCCTGCTCGCCCGCATACCGAGCACGCACGAGGAGCCTCGTCCCCGACTGGAGCCCACGGTGACGATTTCCGACTTCGACGCCGTGCCCTCATCGACGGCGGAGCGCGAGCTGGGTGACGGCCGCACGTATGTCGTCCGCAACGCCTCGGTACGGCCGCCCCGGGGGCCGGGGCTGACGGTGATGAGCTACAACATCCTGCTCGGAGGCCAGCGCCGAGAAGCGCTGCTGGCGTACTTCGACGAACTGGAGGCACAGGGCCGCATGCCGGATGTCATCGGCCTGCAGGAGGCCAACGTGCCCATCACCGTGCTGCTGGCGAAGCGGTACGGCTTCCACATGGCCTACCAGGGACATGACGGCCACGACAGCGCGCGGCTCGTCAACGGCAAGGCCTTCCTCACCCGGCACCCGCTGGTGGACGCGGCCCACTTCACCTACGTCATTCCCGACAACGTGCGCCACGAGGCCATCTGCCGCCGGGGAGACCCGTGCGAGCTGCCCGAGGACCGGGGCGCGCTGTGTGTCCGGCTGGAGGTGGAGGGCCATCCGGTGGTGCTCTTCAACGTGCACCACGCGCTGGGGGACTCGGGCATCAACACGCGCAACCTGCGCCAGCTCAACGCCATCCTGCGCCACCGCGAGGTCGTCCACGCGGTGGTGCTGGGAGACTTCAACGCCAACACCGCAATCAAACGCGGCGGCTCGTGGCTGATGGCCCACCTGACGACGCACGAGGACACCGTCACGGTGGGGGAATACACGATGCGCTACGGCGAGCCGCACGCCAGCGTGGGCGACAAGGGCGTGGGCAACATCGCCGACCCGCGCCTTCGAAGTGAGCTGCACGCACTGGAGCAGCAACTGCCGGAGACCATCGCCCACGCCACGCTCGTGCAGGTGCGCCTGCAGGACGGCAAGGTGATGACGCCGAAGCAGGCGAGCGCGGAGCTGCGCTCGGGCAAGGTGCCGCGTGGGAGCGAGCAGTGGCTGCGGCTGCAGGACATCGCCGACAGCGCCACCCTCACCTCGCTGCCGGACGAGCGCGGCGTGGTGCCCGCCACGGGCAAGCGCTTCGACAACGTCTACGCCTCGCCGGGGCTCGTGCCGGTGCTGTTCGAGGTGGACCGCAGCACTGAGTCCTCCGACCACCAGCCCGTCATCGCGCACTACACCATTCGTGGGCCCGGCACGCCGGAGGTCAAGGCGCCCTCCGGCAACGGCAAGCCGTCCTGA
- a CDS encoding peptidoglycan-binding protein: MNELELDRVYRRGEQGRDVRRIQEWLSLHGFAVAIDGDFGAATEAALKRFQAKAGLAVTGVGDAVTFDRLVAPLKAAVAPVPSQGRTLGSLVVAYATQHLRQRPREMGGENRGPWVRLYMDGNEGRPWAWCAGFSTFCLQQAARTMGVPMPVGRTLSCDTLASFAREKNRLVSTLTSPPDRTRICPGSLFLRRRTATDWVHTGIVTEVDEETFQTIEGNTNDDGSPDGYEVCARTRGFKDIDFVLI; this comes from the coding sequence ATGAACGAGCTCGAGCTGGACAGGGTCTACCGCCGAGGCGAGCAGGGCCGCGACGTGCGGCGCATCCAGGAGTGGCTGTCGCTCCATGGCTTCGCCGTCGCCATCGACGGTGACTTCGGCGCCGCGACGGAGGCGGCGCTGAAGCGCTTCCAGGCGAAGGCCGGGCTGGCGGTGACGGGCGTGGGCGACGCAGTGACGTTCGACCGGCTCGTGGCGCCTCTCAAGGCCGCCGTCGCGCCGGTTCCCTCGCAGGGCCGTACCTTGGGCTCGCTGGTGGTGGCCTACGCCACGCAGCACCTGCGCCAGCGCCCGCGCGAGATGGGCGGAGAGAACCGGGGCCCGTGGGTCCGCCTCTACATGGACGGCAACGAGGGGCGCCCCTGGGCCTGGTGCGCGGGCTTCTCCACCTTCTGTCTTCAGCAGGCCGCGAGGACGATGGGCGTCCCCATGCCGGTGGGGCGCACGCTGTCGTGTGACACGCTGGCCTCCTTCGCCCGGGAGAAGAACCGGCTCGTCTCCACGCTCACCTCGCCGCCCGACAGGACGCGCATCTGCCCCGGCAGCCTCTTCCTCCGCCGCCGCACGGCCACCGACTGGGTCCATACCGGCATCGTCACCGAGGTGGACGAGGAGACCTTCCAGACCATCGAGGGCAACACGAACGACGACGGGAGCCCGGATGGCTACGAGGTCTGCGCGCGCACGCGCGGCTTCAAGGACATCGACTTCGTGCTGATTTGA
- a CDS encoding PQQ-dependent sugar dehydrogenase produces the protein MADGPMLRRPPVLVLLCILAVATGLLLSPMACPGAPGGGGGGVDETPDGSPPDTGPQADEDAGGNPPQDSDAGLDAGSDSGVPIPTVPYGLDVRPANPTCVAPARPPEATGVALQRAFPKLTFTQPLLALQAPGDNSRVYVVEKEGRIRVFANEADPASSSLVLDISARVNSVHDETGLLSLAFHPRFASNGEVFLFYSHEESGGQLYSYISRFRSTDGGATLDPRSEELVLKVEKPYSYHNGGNMAFGRDGYLYIGLGDGGGRLDPNHTSQDPQQLLGKMLRLDVDGARPYAIPASNPFAKGGGKKEIYALGFRNPWRWSFDRRTGALWLGDVGEKRFEEINRVVLGGNYGWSVLEGTACVRGPTCNTQGLTPPVAVYGRDEGVSVTGGYVYRGTSVPALVGQYVFGDFGTGRIWTLPGDATPGGGAKPKNVLSTSLNISSFAELNDGELLVVDFGGGGLHRLVPEKATPGGSFPALLSATGCVDAKDATKPSGGLIPYAVNAPLWSDSADKERFLAVPDGKTVTADADGVLELPPGSVSVKTFLIQGRRVETRLFMHHPDGSWAGYSYEWNDAGTDAVLLTTGKVKQVAGRMWTFPSRAECMQCHNATAGHVLGLELAQLNGDFVYPGDRRANQLVTLEHIGVLTLPGAVETLPRLATYDGAASPEEKARSYLHANCAMCHRPSGLGRGTADLRISTPLARAGICDAPPELGDMGVPGARLVSPGHPGSSLVSLRMHVRDGFQMPPLATREVDPGGTALVDAWIASLARCPESH, from the coding sequence ATGGCAGATGGCCCCATGCTCCGTCGCCCTCCGGTGCTGGTCCTGCTCTGCATCCTCGCTGTCGCCACCGGTCTGCTCCTCTCGCCCATGGCCTGCCCGGGTGCGCCCGGAGGCGGAGGAGGGGGCGTGGACGAGACGCCCGACGGGTCTCCGCCCGACACGGGCCCGCAGGCGGACGAGGACGCGGGAGGAAACCCGCCCCAGGACTCCGACGCCGGCCTCGACGCCGGTTCCGACTCCGGAGTCCCCATCCCCACCGTCCCCTACGGGCTCGACGTGCGCCCGGCGAATCCCACGTGCGTGGCGCCCGCGCGCCCTCCAGAGGCCACCGGCGTCGCGCTCCAGCGCGCCTTCCCGAAGCTGACCTTCACCCAGCCGCTGCTCGCGCTCCAGGCGCCCGGTGACAACAGCCGCGTCTACGTCGTGGAGAAGGAGGGCCGTATCCGCGTCTTCGCCAACGAGGCGGACCCCGCGAGCAGCTCACTGGTCCTCGACATCTCGGCCCGGGTGAACTCCGTGCACGACGAGACGGGGCTCTTGAGCCTGGCCTTCCACCCGCGCTTCGCCAGCAACGGCGAGGTGTTCCTCTTCTACAGCCACGAGGAGAGCGGGGGGCAGCTGTACTCGTACATCTCCCGCTTCCGCAGCACGGACGGCGGCGCGACGTTAGACCCGCGCAGCGAGGAGCTCGTCCTCAAGGTCGAGAAGCCTTACTCGTACCACAACGGTGGGAACATGGCCTTCGGGCGGGATGGCTACCTCTACATCGGCCTCGGTGACGGCGGCGGCCGGTTGGACCCGAACCACACCTCGCAGGACCCGCAGCAACTGCTGGGCAAGATGCTGCGCCTCGATGTGGACGGAGCGCGGCCCTACGCCATTCCCGCCAGCAACCCGTTCGCGAAGGGCGGTGGGAAGAAGGAAATCTACGCGCTCGGCTTCCGCAACCCGTGGCGCTGGAGCTTCGACCGGCGCACCGGCGCGCTGTGGCTGGGCGACGTGGGGGAGAAGCGCTTCGAGGAAATCAACCGCGTGGTGCTCGGCGGCAACTACGGGTGGAGCGTGCTCGAGGGCACCGCGTGCGTGCGGGGCCCCACGTGCAACACACAGGGCCTGACGCCGCCGGTGGCTGTGTATGGCCGCGACGAGGGCGTGTCCGTCACGGGCGGCTACGTGTACCGGGGCACCTCGGTGCCGGCGCTCGTGGGCCAGTATGTCTTTGGAGACTTCGGCACGGGCCGCATCTGGACGCTGCCGGGAGACGCGACGCCCGGCGGTGGGGCGAAGCCGAAGAACGTGCTCTCCACCTCGCTCAACATCTCCTCCTTCGCCGAGCTGAACGACGGTGAGTTGCTGGTGGTGGACTTCGGCGGAGGCGGGCTTCACCGGCTCGTTCCCGAGAAGGCCACGCCGGGCGGCTCGTTCCCCGCGCTCCTGTCGGCGACGGGCTGCGTGGACGCGAAGGACGCCACGAAGCCCTCGGGCGGGCTCATTCCCTACGCAGTGAATGCCCCGCTCTGGTCGGACAGCGCGGACAAGGAGCGCTTCCTCGCGGTGCCGGACGGGAAGACCGTCACCGCGGACGCGGACGGCGTGCTGGAGTTGCCGCCGGGCAGCGTGTCGGTGAAGACGTTCCTCATCCAGGGCCGGCGCGTGGAGACGCGTCTGTTCATGCACCACCCGGACGGGAGCTGGGCTGGCTACAGCTACGAGTGGAACGACGCGGGCACGGACGCGGTGCTGCTGACCACGGGCAAGGTGAAGCAGGTGGCGGGGAGGATGTGGACCTTCCCCAGCCGCGCCGAGTGCATGCAGTGCCACAACGCCACCGCCGGCCACGTGCTGGGGTTGGAGTTGGCGCAACTCAATGGCGACTTCGTCTACCCGGGAGACCGCCGCGCGAATCAGCTCGTGACGCTGGAGCACATCGGAGTGCTGACCCTGCCCGGTGCGGTGGAGACGCTGCCCCGGCTGGCCACGTATGACGGCGCGGCGTCCCCGGAGGAGAAGGCCCGCTCCTACCTCCATGCCAACTGCGCCATGTGCCACCGCCCGAGCGGGCTCGGACGTGGCACCGCGGACCTGCGCATCTCCACGCCGTTGGCACGGGCCGGCATCTGCGACGCGCCTCCGGAACTGGGTGACATGGGAGTGCCTGGGGCCCGGTTGGTGTCGCCCGGTCATCCAGGTTCCTCGCTGGTGTCGCTGCGCATGCACGTGCGGGATGGCTTCCAGATGCCACCGCTCGCCACGCGCGAGGTGGACCCCGGCGGCACCGCGCTGGTGGACGCGTGGATTGCGTCGCTCGCGCGCTGCCCGGAGAGCCATTGA
- a CDS encoding N-acyl-D-amino-acid deacylase family protein → MDLIVENGLLFDGLGTPPRRAHVGIRGDTVAAISEAPIPRAPHTRVIDAAGHWVTPGFIDFHTHYDAEVELAPSLSESVRHGVTTVVVGSCSLSLAVGTPEDLADMFCRVEAIPYATVRNLLEERKRWDTLGGYLEHLDGLPLGPNVASLLGHSALRAHVMGLHRSLDSGVRPTEDELRRMETLVREGLDLGYLGLSIQTLKWDKMGGSRDIRSRPLPSTYARWSEYRRLTRLLRERGRVFQGVPNITTKVNVLLFLLESMGLGRRALKTSVISMMDARASRGIHRTIGVLSRFFNRLLGADFRWQALPEVFDLWADGIDLVVFEEFGAGTAALHLQDAASRAELLKDPEYRARFRRQWTNRFLPRAFHRDFNESRILQCPDPSVVDKSFAQVAQEQGRHAVDVFLDLVATHGDALRWYTVMANDRREELERICRHPDILVGFSDAGAHLRNMAHYNFPLRLLRLVREAEKRGEPFMTPERAVHRLTGEIGEWFGLDAGVLSEGRRADLTVINPEGLDAKVDEIAEAPMENFGGFVRLVRRNDAAVKAVLISGREAVQDGGPSPALGRERGFGRVLRARAS, encoded by the coding sequence ATGGACCTCATCGTCGAGAACGGACTGCTGTTCGATGGGCTGGGGACACCGCCGCGCCGCGCGCACGTGGGCATCCGTGGCGACACCGTCGCCGCCATCTCCGAGGCACCCATTCCCCGTGCGCCGCACACGCGCGTCATCGACGCGGCCGGCCACTGGGTGACGCCCGGCTTCATCGACTTCCACACGCACTACGACGCGGAAGTCGAGCTCGCCCCGTCCCTCTCCGAGTCCGTCCGCCACGGCGTCACCACCGTCGTCGTGGGGAGCTGCTCGCTGAGCCTCGCGGTGGGCACGCCGGAAGACCTGGCCGACATGTTCTGCCGCGTGGAGGCCATTCCCTACGCCACCGTCCGCAACCTGCTGGAGGAGCGCAAGCGGTGGGACACGCTGGGCGGCTACCTGGAGCACCTGGACGGGCTGCCGCTCGGGCCCAACGTGGCGTCGCTGCTGGGCCACTCAGCGCTGCGCGCGCACGTCATGGGTCTGCACCGCAGCCTGGACTCCGGCGTGCGCCCCACCGAGGACGAACTGCGCCGCATGGAGACGCTCGTCCGCGAGGGCCTGGACCTCGGGTACCTGGGCCTGTCGATACAGACGCTCAAGTGGGACAAGATGGGCGGCAGCCGCGACATCCGCAGCCGGCCGCTGCCCTCCACCTACGCGCGCTGGAGCGAGTACCGCCGCCTCACGCGCCTGCTGCGCGAGCGCGGCCGCGTCTTCCAGGGCGTCCCCAACATCACCACCAAGGTGAATGTGCTGCTGTTCCTCCTGGAGAGCATGGGCCTGGGGCGCCGCGCGCTGAAGACGTCCGTCATCTCCATGATGGACGCGCGCGCCAGCCGTGGCATCCACCGCACCATCGGCGTCCTCTCGCGCTTCTTCAACCGGCTGCTCGGCGCGGACTTCCGCTGGCAGGCGCTGCCCGAGGTCTTCGATTTGTGGGCGGACGGCATCGACCTCGTCGTCTTCGAGGAGTTCGGCGCGGGCACCGCGGCCCTGCACCTCCAGGACGCCGCGTCGCGCGCGGAATTGTTGAAGGACCCGGAGTACCGCGCCCGCTTCCGGCGCCAGTGGACCAACCGCTTCCTCCCGCGCGCCTTCCACCGCGACTTCAACGAGTCGCGCATCCTCCAGTGCCCGGACCCGAGCGTGGTGGACAAGTCCTTCGCCCAGGTGGCGCAGGAGCAGGGCCGGCACGCGGTGGACGTCTTCCTGGACCTCGTGGCCACGCACGGGGACGCGCTGCGCTGGTACACGGTGATGGCCAATGACAGACGCGAGGAACTGGAGCGTATCTGCCGGCACCCGGACATCCTGGTGGGCTTCTCCGACGCGGGCGCGCACCTGCGCAACATGGCCCACTACAACTTCCCGCTGCGGCTCCTGCGCCTGGTGCGTGAGGCGGAGAAGCGCGGCGAGCCCTTCATGACTCCCGAGCGCGCCGTACACCGCCTCACCGGGGAGATTGGCGAGTGGTTCGGCCTGGACGCGGGCGTGCTCTCGGAAGGCCGCCGCGCGGACCTGACGGTCATCAACCCCGAGGGCCTGGACGCGAAGGTGGACGAAATCGCCGAGGCCCCCATGGAGAACTTCGGCGGCTTCGTGCGCCTGGTGCGCCGCAACGACGCCGCCGTGAAGGCCGTGCTCATCTCCGGCCGCGAGGCCGTACAGGACGGCGGCCCGTCCCCGGCCCTGGGACGCGAGCGCGGCTTCGGGCGAGTGCTGCGCGCCCGGGCCTCGTGA
- a CDS encoding CHAT domain-containing protein, translating into MADELGTPRAPDTARRRGPPRMRFWYPLPLLMLAAFILSGADPTADRTAQRVWLATSPTRPIEPRLSVAQADGYRPFAPSRTPEATPVPLRELARLEALGDRAGIAASYLVHGDPQQALAHLYHASPSPSRECDRAAAYFLLQRYDEALALLDSALDAHPHHPQALWNRALVLRELGLSLLAAATFDEVAALGEPGWSTEARELARALRTREQERAAQWRSTRDAVDALASDSAAPVPLDAARRLPGTARAHFYDAVRAAPSAARVRELLPLAEVLDRAFGGTVLADYTRRVAARDFTRRAPLATEYTLLVRRAHPDPAAFIQRLRGSNEDDLLLGALLLSTSVPREAAEIEALARKWDDPWVAVLVQEELARLENLEGKTWEAGQRLREALRSCREHELGLRCMDLQRRMSFNATSANRLAEAEELARTSWREARLLGEWGQEGFAIRALGQVARYQFRVAPARAYLDEFLQRSPGDCDARNYVHRNLASLAMMRLRPAEARHSLEEAQECTPSVGLVGAWILADLGRMDPRPSDEEVVRRELAQVNPTRDGPGRRVLATLIAARFAVERNREEGNALLRKAIAEAEPLLATDADARDARAVAYQSLAISEGQAGDFGAVPGVVAEQLGVTAPERCVLAAAMEAERTVVVVRGPSGEVRGYHDASRREPLGEDLSGVVPREMVALLRRCPEVDVLAAPPLDSRSGLLPADLAWRYRVGSPKPPAPSPALPAMHVVVSNVETPPTLRLPRLPSWEAESPHAPEGQALELEGLHATPSRVLEAMAKATDIEFHAHGMVDRSLSDATVIALAPEHDGRFALTAEAIRRVHLEGAPMVLLGACSAARLPPLLHQTSSLPQSFIGSGARAVFAATVDIPNSAGRFFHAVRERIHAGASPAQALREERQRKLREDPTAHWVSRVLLYE; encoded by the coding sequence GTGGCGGATGAGCTGGGAACACCACGAGCCCCTGACACCGCCCGCCGGCGCGGCCCTCCGCGCATGCGCTTCTGGTACCCGCTTCCGCTGCTCATGCTGGCCGCGTTCATCCTCTCCGGCGCGGACCCCACGGCGGACCGCACCGCGCAGCGCGTCTGGCTCGCCACGTCCCCCACCCGCCCCATCGAGCCGCGACTCAGCGTGGCGCAGGCGGACGGCTACCGGCCCTTCGCCCCGTCGCGGACGCCCGAGGCCACCCCGGTGCCGCTGCGCGAGCTGGCGCGACTGGAGGCCCTCGGAGACCGCGCGGGCATCGCCGCGTCGTACCTCGTCCATGGAGACCCGCAGCAGGCGCTGGCCCACCTCTACCATGCGTCCCCGTCGCCGAGCCGCGAGTGCGACCGCGCCGCCGCGTACTTCCTCCTCCAGCGCTACGACGAGGCGCTGGCGCTGCTCGACTCGGCGCTGGACGCGCATCCCCACCACCCGCAGGCGCTGTGGAACCGCGCGCTCGTGCTGCGCGAGCTGGGGCTGTCGCTGCTCGCGGCGGCCACCTTCGACGAGGTGGCGGCGCTGGGAGAGCCGGGCTGGAGCACCGAGGCCCGGGAGCTGGCTCGCGCGCTGCGAACCCGCGAGCAGGAGCGCGCCGCGCAGTGGCGGAGCACGCGCGATGCCGTGGACGCGCTCGCCAGCGACTCCGCCGCGCCGGTTCCCCTGGACGCGGCGCGCCGCCTGCCCGGCACCGCGCGCGCCCACTTCTATGACGCCGTCCGCGCCGCGCCCTCGGCCGCGCGGGTGCGTGAGTTGCTGCCACTCGCGGAGGTGCTGGACCGCGCCTTCGGCGGCACCGTGCTGGCGGACTACACCCGGCGCGTGGCGGCGCGCGACTTCACCCGCCGCGCGCCGCTGGCCACCGAGTACACACTGCTCGTCCGGCGCGCGCACCCGGACCCCGCCGCCTTCATCCAGCGGCTGCGCGGCTCGAACGAGGACGACCTGCTGCTGGGCGCGCTGCTGCTCAGCACCTCCGTGCCCCGCGAGGCGGCGGAAATCGAAGCGCTCGCCAGGAAGTGGGATGACCCGTGGGTGGCGGTGCTGGTGCAGGAGGAGCTGGCGCGGCTGGAGAACCTCGAGGGGAAGACGTGGGAGGCCGGGCAGCGCCTGCGCGAGGCGCTGCGCTCGTGCCGCGAGCACGAGCTGGGCCTGCGGTGCATGGACCTGCAGCGGCGGATGAGCTTCAACGCCACCTCGGCGAACCGGCTCGCGGAGGCGGAGGAGCTGGCCCGCACGAGCTGGCGCGAGGCGCGGCTGTTGGGAGAGTGGGGACAGGAGGGCTTCGCCATCCGGGCGCTCGGCCAGGTGGCGCGCTACCAGTTCCGCGTCGCGCCCGCGCGGGCCTACCTGGACGAGTTCCTCCAGCGCAGCCCGGGTGACTGCGACGCGCGCAACTACGTGCACCGCAACCTGGCCTCGCTGGCGATGATGCGGCTGCGGCCCGCCGAGGCCCGGCACTCGCTGGAGGAGGCCCAGGAGTGCACGCCCTCCGTGGGCCTGGTGGGCGCGTGGATTCTCGCGGACCTGGGGCGCATGGACCCGCGCCCCTCGGACGAGGAGGTGGTGCGCCGCGAGCTGGCGCAGGTGAACCCCACCCGAGATGGGCCGGGGCGCCGGGTGCTGGCCACGCTCATCGCCGCCCGCTTCGCGGTGGAGCGCAACCGCGAGGAGGGCAACGCGCTCTTGCGGAAGGCCATTGCCGAGGCCGAGCCGCTGCTCGCCACCGACGCGGACGCGCGCGACGCCCGCGCCGTGGCGTACCAGTCGCTCGCCATCAGCGAAGGTCAGGCGGGGGACTTCGGCGCGGTGCCCGGGGTGGTGGCCGAGCAGCTCGGCGTCACCGCGCCGGAGCGGTGCGTGCTCGCCGCCGCGATGGAGGCCGAGCGCACGGTGGTGGTGGTGCGCGGGCCGTCCGGCGAGGTGCGCGGCTACCACGATGCCTCGCGCCGCGAGCCGCTCGGAGAAGACCTCTCCGGCGTGGTGCCGCGTGAGATGGTGGCGCTGCTGCGCCGCTGCCCCGAGGTGGACGTGCTCGCCGCGCCGCCGCTGGACAGTCGCTCCGGGCTGCTGCCCGCGGACCTCGCCTGGCGCTACCGCGTGGGGAGCCCGAAGCCGCCCGCGCCCTCGCCGGCCCTGCCCGCGATGCACGTGGTGGTTTCAAACGTGGAGACTCCGCCGACGCTGCGGCTGCCGCGCCTGCCCTCGTGGGAGGCGGAGTCCCCGCACGCGCCGGAGGGCCAGGCCCTGGAGTTGGAGGGACTCCACGCCACGCCGTCGCGCGTGCTGGAGGCCATGGCGAAGGCCACGGACATCGAGTTCCACGCGCACGGAATGGTGGACCGCAGCCTGTCGGACGCCACGGTGATTGCGCTGGCGCCGGAGCACGACGGCCGCTTCGCCCTCACCGCCGAGGCCATCCGCCGGGTGCACCTGGAGGGAGCGCCCATGGTGCTGCTCGGCGCGTGCAGCGCGGCGCGGCTGCCGCCCCTCCTGCACCAGACGTCCTCGCTGCCGCAGTCCTTCATCGGCTCGGGAGCGCGCGCGGTCTTCGCCGCGACGGTGGACATTCCCAACTCGGCGGGCCGGTTCTTCCATGCCGTGCGGGAGCGGATTCACGCCGGTGCCAGCCCGGCCCAGGCCCTGCGGGAGGAGCGCCAGCGCAAGCTGCGCGAGGACCCCACCGCGCACTGGGTGAGCCGGGTGCTGTTGTACGAGTAG
- a CDS encoding cupin-like domain-containing protein → MPPRRAWLAENLTRGVPPRRLVALLCDSGVTPEQAQAEVASVAEHPAVVQARARMARHAEMESLLASRAALYRQHQTRDGGPRVERLRGLSPEAFFERYYHRNRPVIVEGLMADWPALSRWTPEWLAERFGDEPVEVMAGRESDGDPDFNANRLRSSLPLRELVARMRGGGATNDVYLVARNSLLLREAFRPLLDDLRAPAGYIHPDIAAPHSVHLWFGPAGTLSNLHHDHLNVLFCQVFGRKRFWLIPSWETPWLYNDRGLYSAVDIRAPDVERFPDFARATVHTCEVGPGDALLIPVGWWHAVQALDVSLSVTFVCFDRDARNAEWRDYWIGPRPEKVE, encoded by the coding sequence TTGCCCCCACGACGGGCGTGGCTGGCGGAGAACCTGACGCGCGGAGTCCCGCCGCGCCGGCTCGTCGCGCTCCTGTGTGACTCCGGAGTCACGCCCGAGCAGGCCCAGGCGGAGGTGGCCTCCGTCGCGGAGCATCCCGCCGTCGTCCAGGCTCGCGCCCGGATGGCGCGGCACGCCGAAATGGAGTCGCTGCTGGCGTCGCGGGCCGCCCTCTACCGGCAACACCAGACACGAGACGGCGGACCCCGGGTGGAGCGCCTCCGGGGCCTGTCCCCTGAGGCGTTCTTCGAGCGTTACTACCACCGCAACCGCCCCGTCATCGTCGAGGGGCTGATGGCGGACTGGCCCGCGCTGTCGCGCTGGACGCCGGAATGGCTCGCGGAGCGCTTCGGCGACGAGCCGGTGGAGGTCATGGCGGGGCGCGAGTCGGACGGCGACCCGGACTTCAACGCGAACCGGCTGCGGAGCTCCTTGCCGCTGCGCGAGTTGGTGGCCCGCATGCGCGGCGGCGGCGCGACGAATGACGTGTACCTCGTGGCGCGCAACAGCCTGTTGTTGCGCGAGGCCTTCCGCCCGCTGCTGGACGACCTCCGCGCGCCGGCCGGGTACATCCACCCGGACATCGCGGCGCCGCACAGTGTGCACCTGTGGTTCGGCCCGGCGGGCACGCTGTCCAACCTGCACCACGACCACCTCAACGTCCTCTTCTGCCAGGTGTTCGGGCGCAAGCGCTTCTGGCTGATTCCCTCGTGGGAGACGCCGTGGCTCTACAACGACCGGGGCCTCTACAGCGCGGTGGACATCCGCGCGCCCGACGTCGAGCGCTTCCCGGACTTCGCTCGCGCCACGGTGCACACGTGCGAGGTGGGGCCTGGGGATGCACTGCTCATTCCCGTGGGCTGGTGGCATGCGGTGCAGGCGCTGGATGTGAGTCTTTCCGTGACGTTCGTGTGTTTCGACCGGGACGCCCGAAATGCGGAGTGGCGGGATTATTGGATTGGCCCTCGGCCGGAGAAGGTGGAGTGA